One Sparus aurata chromosome 5, fSpaAur1.1, whole genome shotgun sequence genomic window carries:
- the LOC115581313 gene encoding phospholipase A2-like isoform X1 produces the protein MFLITAPTPSPSRPSSPSRPSSPSLSAAMNMSGPLLLLLLTAACVVSGVNLYASVASFGNMIECVQPDVSALQYNGYGCYCGFGGRGTPVDEVDQCCKDHDECYAAQKRNSQCRGTFNQPYVISYDYNCGRGWASCSASNNYCKAAACECDREAALCFARTDYNLQNKGVNKRFC, from the exons ATGTTCCTGATCA CCGCACCAACaccctcaccatccagaccatcctcaccatccagaccatcttcaccatctcTGTCTGCAGCCATGAACATGTCAGGtcctctgctgttgctgcttctCACTG CAGCCTGTGTGGTCAGCGGTGTGAACCTGTACGCTTCTGTAGCCAGCTTTGGGAACATGATCGAATGTGTTCAGCCTGATGTTAGCGCTTTACAGTACAACGGCTACGGCTGCTACTGCGGCTTTGGTGGGCGGGGAACTCCTGTGGATGAAGTGGACCA GTGCTGCAAAGATCATGATGAATGCTACGCAGCACAAAAGAGGAATTCTCAATGCAGGGGTACCTTTAACCAGCCATATGTTATTTCTTATGATTACAACTGTGGACGTGGCTGGGCGAGCTGCTCAG CGTCCAACAACTACTGCAAGGCTGCTGCATGCGAGTGCGATCGggaagcagctctctgcttcgcTCGGACCGACTACAACCTTCAAAACAAGGGCGTGAATAAGAGATTCTGTTGA
- the LOC115581313 gene encoding phospholipase A2-like isoform X2 — protein MFLITAPTPSPSRPSSPSRPSSPSLSAAMNMSGPLLLLLLTACVVSGVNLYASVASFGNMIECVQPDVSALQYNGYGCYCGFGGRGTPVDEVDQCCKDHDECYAAQKRNSQCRGTFNQPYVISYDYNCGRGWASCSASNNYCKAAACECDREAALCFARTDYNLQNKGVNKRFC, from the exons ATGTTCCTGATCA CCGCACCAACaccctcaccatccagaccatcctcaccatccagaccatcttcaccatctcTGTCTGCAGCCATGAACATGTCAGGtcctctgctgttgctgcttctCACTG CCTGTGTGGTCAGCGGTGTGAACCTGTACGCTTCTGTAGCCAGCTTTGGGAACATGATCGAATGTGTTCAGCCTGATGTTAGCGCTTTACAGTACAACGGCTACGGCTGCTACTGCGGCTTTGGTGGGCGGGGAACTCCTGTGGATGAAGTGGACCA GTGCTGCAAAGATCATGATGAATGCTACGCAGCACAAAAGAGGAATTCTCAATGCAGGGGTACCTTTAACCAGCCATATGTTATTTCTTATGATTACAACTGTGGACGTGGCTGGGCGAGCTGCTCAG CGTCCAACAACTACTGCAAGGCTGCTGCATGCGAGTGCGATCGggaagcagctctctgcttcgcTCGGACCGACTACAACCTTCAAAACAAGGGCGTGAATAAGAGATTCTGTTGA